A section of the Paralichthys olivaceus isolate ysfri-2021 chromosome 16, ASM2471397v2, whole genome shotgun sequence genome encodes:
- the LOC109637670 gene encoding cyclic nucleotide-gated channel beta-1-like isoform X2: MRPSSRKRVAAWLLALPAGTGGEECARRGRLEMISFWLLCWKLLRATAGLRRTTAELTEGNHDNSSSDNSHPADSSSTPTQPTDPVTMEISSSPPLTDLQRDNLFNCHSPEVEELHYPEFHGLEEAAERGNGKSDGDECDYLVFEIGKDRGGLSEEGQDTERGAEEEEDGGRGETEGEDEGRGEIEGEEGRGEIEGEVEERREIKVEDDDRGQIEGEDRSEEETENKDWGRREIEGEDEGREKIEGEDGESGETEGGMKEDALSEFLFISGSPLHPLSSEPLTVNLEQPAAMSQEAWGHDLGNRDDLSEGHLSDCLQAELAVVYSDSDTGDDQWAAFTATEVTNQEQTCDGQRKEDEKVEEDEQRQEEEREAEAESGREEQREEGTEGRRGGHNDDEDDEELMRRRDLFLRSPSASSTASSTDPDRRVPADFCVYQKMRSDNVSSEHVDFLLARQQWKKMEEEVKGRPIPKPGLRAQGSFQGTHTSLYPPTRSPRLKHREINPPVPREPPLSSTLSPSSEDSGLDDSSYRSPLEEQESAVEREIRLTLEREERHRRERGMIAQGLIIPRPSTLQTGRSPPRPPACRTPTLSISPSPPCSSSLPRSLYHEMTANNVIILEPDSSSSASRNRLISSTIGGLSDWPTSLDVVPSTNVIVVETSNLIIRSASEFCLSSASPVTMETQESTFSSNPFFKLRSLSSQSLVEQEIKMVRQREEEWRRQREEMWKRRREEEWRRGRERYDTVLVSPGLNDNISFNVPEVPDRCVSSPSSPSRTRKMERASLSCDHKWFS; this comes from the exons ATGCGTCCCTCCTCGCGCAAGCGGGTGGCCGCCTGGCTGCTCGCGCTGCCGGCGGGGACAGGTGGAGAGGAATGCGCGCGCCGCGGCCGCCTGGAGATGATCTCGTTCTGGCTGCTGTGCTGGAAGCTGTTG AGAGCCACAGCTGGTTTAAGGAGGACAACAGCTGAGCTAACTGAGGGTAACCACGACAACAGTAGCTCTGACAACAGTCACCCTGCGGACAGTTCTTCCACTCCCACACAGCCAACCGATCCAGTTACCATGGAGATCAGTTCATCACCACCACTAACAGACCTGCAAAGAGACAACCTATTTAACTGCCACAGCCCGGAAGTGGAGGAACTCCATTACCCAGAGTTCCATGGGTTggaagaagctgcagagagGGGAAATGGAAAAAGTGATGGAGATGAGTGCGACTATCTTGTTTTTGAGATaggaaaagacagaggaggtcTAAGTGAAGAAGGACAAGACACTgagagaggggcagaggaggaagaagatggaggaagaggagaaacagaaggagaggatgaagggagaggagagattgagggagaagaagggagaggagaaatAGAAGGGGAAgttgaagagagaagagaaataaaggTAGAAGATGACGATAGAGGACAAATAGAGGGAGAAGATagaagtgaagaagaaacagagaacAAAGAttgggggaggagagaaataGAGGGAGAAGATGAAGGGCGGGAAAAAATCGAGGGTGAAGACGGAGAAAgtggagaaacagagggagggatgaaagaAGATGCTCTGTCAGagtttctcttcatctctggCAGTCCACTGCATCCCTTATCATCTGAGCCCCTGACTGTCAACTTGGAGCAGCCGGCGGCCATGTCGCAGGAGGCCTGGGGCCACGACCTTGGCAACAGAGATGACCTCAGCGAAGGTCACCTTAGCGACTGCCTCCAGGCCGAGCTGGCTGTTGTGTACTCTGACAGCGACACCGGAGACGACCAGTGGGCTGCTTTCACAGCCACTGAGGTCACCAACCAGGAGCAAACGTGTGACggacagaggaaggaagacGAGAAAGTAGAGGAAGATGAGCAGAGGCAAGAGGAAGAAAGGGAGGCGGAGGCAGAGAGTggaagagaggagcagagagaggagggaacagaggggaggaggggaggccataatgatgatgaggatgatgaagaactgatgaggaggagagatcTGTTCCTGCGCTCTCCTTCTGCCAGCTCCACAGCCAGCTCCACAGACCCTGACAGGAGG gttCCTGCAGATTTCTGTGTGTACCAGAAGATGCGCAGTGACAATGTCTCCAGTGAGCATGTGGACTTTCTGTTGGCCCGACAGCAgtggaagaagatggaggaggaggtcaaaggtcggcCCATCCCCAAACCAGGGCTCAGAGCTCAGGGGAGCTTCCAGGGCACTCACACTTCACTGTACCCCCCGACTCGCAGCCCTCGACTCAAACACAG GGAGATAAATCCACCAGTTCCCAGGGAGCCCCCACTCTCCTCCACCCTGTCCCCCAGTTCAGAGGACTCAGGCCTGGATGACTCGTCATACCGCAGCCCCCTGGAGGAGCAAGAGAGcgctgtggagagagagatccGACTGACtctggagagagaagaaaggcaccgtagagagagggggatgaTTGCACAGGGTCTGATTATACCCag ACCATCCACCCTGCAGACAGGACGATCTCCACCACGACCTCCTGCCTGCCGCACCCCTACTCTGTCCATCTCCCCTtcccctccctgctcctcctcccttccccGATCTCTCTACCATGAAATGACAGCTAATAATGTCATCATTCTGGAGCCCGactcctccagctctgcctccagAAACCGCCTCATTTCCTCCACAATCGGGGGTCTTTCCGATTGGCCGACAAGCCTGGATGTGGTGCCCTCCACCAACGTCATTGTTGTGGAAACGTCCAACTTAATCATTCGCAGCGCTTCTGAGTTTTGCCTGAGCTCCGCTTCCCCAGTGACGATGGAAACTCAGGAGAGCACTTTCTCTTCCAATCCGTTTTTTAAGCTGCGCTCCCTCAGCAGCCAGTCACTGGTGGAACAGGAGATCAAGATggtgaggcagagggaggaggagtggaggaggcagagggaggagatgtggaagaggagaagagaggaggagtggaggagggggagggagaggtaCGATACGGTGCTGGTGTCTCCAGGCCTGAATGATAACATCAGTTTCAATG TGCCAGAGGTTCCAGACAGATGTGTTTCCTCCCCCTCATCCCCGTCCAGAACACGCAAAATGGAACGAGCCAGTTTGTCTTGTGACCACAAG TGGTTTAGCTGa
- the LOC109637670 gene encoding cyclic nucleotide-gated channel beta-1-like isoform X1, with translation MRPSSRKRVAAWLLALPAGTGGEECARRGRLEMISFWLLCWKLLRATAGLRRTTAELTEGNHDNSSSDNSHPADSSSTPTQPTDPVTMEISSSPPLTDLQRDNLFNCHSPEVEELHYPEFHGLEEAAERGNGKSDGDECDYLVFEIGKDRGGLSEEGQDTERGAEEEEDGGRGETEGEDEGRGEIEGEEGRGEIEGEVEERREIKVEDDDRGQIEGEDRSEEETENKDWGRREIEGEDEGREKIEGEDGESGETEGGMKEDALSEFLFISGSPLHPLSSEPLTVNLEQPAAMSQEAWGHDLGNRDDLSEGHLSDCLQAELAVVYSDSDTGDDQWAAFTATEVTNQEQTCDGQRKEDEKVEEDEQRQEEEREAEAESGREEQREEGTEGRRGGHNDDEDDEELMRRRDLFLRSPSASSTASSTDPDRRVPADFCVYQKMRSDNVSSEHVDFLLARQQWKKMEEEVKGRPIPKPGLRAQGSFQGTHTSLYPPTRSPRLKHREINPPVPREPPLSSTLSPSSEDSGLDDSSYRSPLEEQESAVEREIRLTLEREERHRRERGMIAQGLIIPRPSTLQTGRSPPRPPACRTPTLSISPSPPCSSSLPRSLYHEMTANNVIILEPDSSSSASRNRLISSTIGGLSDWPTSLDVVPSTNVIVVETSNLIIRSASEFCLSSASPVTMETQESTFSSNPFFKLRSLSSQSLVEQEIKMVRQREEEWRRQREEMWKRRREEEWRRGRERYDTVLVSPGLNDNISFNVPEVPDRCVSSPSSPSRTRKMERASLSCDHKFPASLSSVPQRQNAMAQRWEASLLANQKKD, from the exons ATGCGTCCCTCCTCGCGCAAGCGGGTGGCCGCCTGGCTGCTCGCGCTGCCGGCGGGGACAGGTGGAGAGGAATGCGCGCGCCGCGGCCGCCTGGAGATGATCTCGTTCTGGCTGCTGTGCTGGAAGCTGTTG AGAGCCACAGCTGGTTTAAGGAGGACAACAGCTGAGCTAACTGAGGGTAACCACGACAACAGTAGCTCTGACAACAGTCACCCTGCGGACAGTTCTTCCACTCCCACACAGCCAACCGATCCAGTTACCATGGAGATCAGTTCATCACCACCACTAACAGACCTGCAAAGAGACAACCTATTTAACTGCCACAGCCCGGAAGTGGAGGAACTCCATTACCCAGAGTTCCATGGGTTggaagaagctgcagagagGGGAAATGGAAAAAGTGATGGAGATGAGTGCGACTATCTTGTTTTTGAGATaggaaaagacagaggaggtcTAAGTGAAGAAGGACAAGACACTgagagaggggcagaggaggaagaagatggaggaagaggagaaacagaaggagaggatgaagggagaggagagattgagggagaagaagggagaggagaaatAGAAGGGGAAgttgaagagagaagagaaataaaggTAGAAGATGACGATAGAGGACAAATAGAGGGAGAAGATagaagtgaagaagaaacagagaacAAAGAttgggggaggagagaaataGAGGGAGAAGATGAAGGGCGGGAAAAAATCGAGGGTGAAGACGGAGAAAgtggagaaacagagggagggatgaaagaAGATGCTCTGTCAGagtttctcttcatctctggCAGTCCACTGCATCCCTTATCATCTGAGCCCCTGACTGTCAACTTGGAGCAGCCGGCGGCCATGTCGCAGGAGGCCTGGGGCCACGACCTTGGCAACAGAGATGACCTCAGCGAAGGTCACCTTAGCGACTGCCTCCAGGCCGAGCTGGCTGTTGTGTACTCTGACAGCGACACCGGAGACGACCAGTGGGCTGCTTTCACAGCCACTGAGGTCACCAACCAGGAGCAAACGTGTGACggacagaggaaggaagacGAGAAAGTAGAGGAAGATGAGCAGAGGCAAGAGGAAGAAAGGGAGGCGGAGGCAGAGAGTggaagagaggagcagagagaggagggaacagaggggaggaggggaggccataatgatgatgaggatgatgaagaactgatgaggaggagagatcTGTTCCTGCGCTCTCCTTCTGCCAGCTCCACAGCCAGCTCCACAGACCCTGACAGGAGG gttCCTGCAGATTTCTGTGTGTACCAGAAGATGCGCAGTGACAATGTCTCCAGTGAGCATGTGGACTTTCTGTTGGCCCGACAGCAgtggaagaagatggaggaggaggtcaaaggtcggcCCATCCCCAAACCAGGGCTCAGAGCTCAGGGGAGCTTCCAGGGCACTCACACTTCACTGTACCCCCCGACTCGCAGCCCTCGACTCAAACACAG GGAGATAAATCCACCAGTTCCCAGGGAGCCCCCACTCTCCTCCACCCTGTCCCCCAGTTCAGAGGACTCAGGCCTGGATGACTCGTCATACCGCAGCCCCCTGGAGGAGCAAGAGAGcgctgtggagagagagatccGACTGACtctggagagagaagaaaggcaccgtagagagagggggatgaTTGCACAGGGTCTGATTATACCCag ACCATCCACCCTGCAGACAGGACGATCTCCACCACGACCTCCTGCCTGCCGCACCCCTACTCTGTCCATCTCCCCTtcccctccctgctcctcctcccttccccGATCTCTCTACCATGAAATGACAGCTAATAATGTCATCATTCTGGAGCCCGactcctccagctctgcctccagAAACCGCCTCATTTCCTCCACAATCGGGGGTCTTTCCGATTGGCCGACAAGCCTGGATGTGGTGCCCTCCACCAACGTCATTGTTGTGGAAACGTCCAACTTAATCATTCGCAGCGCTTCTGAGTTTTGCCTGAGCTCCGCTTCCCCAGTGACGATGGAAACTCAGGAGAGCACTTTCTCTTCCAATCCGTTTTTTAAGCTGCGCTCCCTCAGCAGCCAGTCACTGGTGGAACAGGAGATCAAGATggtgaggcagagggaggaggagtggaggaggcagagggaggagatgtggaagaggagaagagaggaggagtggaggagggggagggagaggtaCGATACGGTGCTGGTGTCTCCAGGCCTGAATGATAACATCAGTTTCAATG TGCCAGAGGTTCCAGACAGATGTGTTTCCTCCCCCTCATCCCCGTCCAGAACACGCAAAATGGAACGAGCCAGTTTGTCTTGTGACCACAAG tTCCCTGCTTCCCTCTCTTCAGTGCCTCAACGACAGAACGCCATGGCGCAGCGATGGGAGGCCTCCCTCTTAGCCAATCAGAAGAAGGATTGA
- the LOC109637670 gene encoding cyclic nucleotide-gated channel beta-1-like isoform X3: MRPSSRKRVAAWLLALPAGTGGEECARRGRLEMISFWLLCWKLLRATAGLRRTTAELTEGNHDNSSSDNSHPADSSSTPTQPTDPVTMEISSSPPLTDLQRDNLFNCHSPEVEELHYPEFHGLEEAAERGNGKSDGDECDYLVFEIGKDRGGLSEEGQDTERGAEEEEDGGRGETEGEDEGRGEIEGEEGRGEIEGEVEERREIKVEDDDRGQIEGEDRSEEETENKDWGRREIEGEDEGREKIEGEDGESGETEGGMKEDALSEFLFISGSPLHPLSSEPLTVNLEQPAAMSQEAWGHDLGNRDDLSEGHLSDCLQAELAVVYSDSDTGDDQWAAFTATEVTNQEQTCDGQRKEDEKVEEDEQRQEEEREAEAESGREEQREEGTEGRRGGHNDDEDDEELMRRRDLFLRSPSASSTASSTDPDRRVPADFCVYQKMRSDNVSSEHVDFLLARQQWKKMEEEVKGRPIPKPGLRAQGSFQGTHTSLYPPTRSPRLKHREINPPVPREPPLSSTLSPSSEDSGLDDSSYRSPLEEQESAVEREIRLTLEREERHRRERGMIAQGLIIPRPSTLQTGRSPPRPPACRTPTLSISPSPPCSSSLPRSLYHEMTANNVIILEPDSSSSASRNRLISSTIGGLSDWPTSLDVVPSTNVIVVETSNLIIRSASEFCLSSASPVTMETQESTFSSNPFFKLRSLSSQSLVEQEIKMVRQREEEWRRQREEMWKRRREEEWRRGRERYDTVLVSPGLNDNISFNVPEVPDRCVSSPSSPSRTRKMERASLSCDHKLD; encoded by the exons ATGCGTCCCTCCTCGCGCAAGCGGGTGGCCGCCTGGCTGCTCGCGCTGCCGGCGGGGACAGGTGGAGAGGAATGCGCGCGCCGCGGCCGCCTGGAGATGATCTCGTTCTGGCTGCTGTGCTGGAAGCTGTTG AGAGCCACAGCTGGTTTAAGGAGGACAACAGCTGAGCTAACTGAGGGTAACCACGACAACAGTAGCTCTGACAACAGTCACCCTGCGGACAGTTCTTCCACTCCCACACAGCCAACCGATCCAGTTACCATGGAGATCAGTTCATCACCACCACTAACAGACCTGCAAAGAGACAACCTATTTAACTGCCACAGCCCGGAAGTGGAGGAACTCCATTACCCAGAGTTCCATGGGTTggaagaagctgcagagagGGGAAATGGAAAAAGTGATGGAGATGAGTGCGACTATCTTGTTTTTGAGATaggaaaagacagaggaggtcTAAGTGAAGAAGGACAAGACACTgagagaggggcagaggaggaagaagatggaggaagaggagaaacagaaggagaggatgaagggagaggagagattgagggagaagaagggagaggagaaatAGAAGGGGAAgttgaagagagaagagaaataaaggTAGAAGATGACGATAGAGGACAAATAGAGGGAGAAGATagaagtgaagaagaaacagagaacAAAGAttgggggaggagagaaataGAGGGAGAAGATGAAGGGCGGGAAAAAATCGAGGGTGAAGACGGAGAAAgtggagaaacagagggagggatgaaagaAGATGCTCTGTCAGagtttctcttcatctctggCAGTCCACTGCATCCCTTATCATCTGAGCCCCTGACTGTCAACTTGGAGCAGCCGGCGGCCATGTCGCAGGAGGCCTGGGGCCACGACCTTGGCAACAGAGATGACCTCAGCGAAGGTCACCTTAGCGACTGCCTCCAGGCCGAGCTGGCTGTTGTGTACTCTGACAGCGACACCGGAGACGACCAGTGGGCTGCTTTCACAGCCACTGAGGTCACCAACCAGGAGCAAACGTGTGACggacagaggaaggaagacGAGAAAGTAGAGGAAGATGAGCAGAGGCAAGAGGAAGAAAGGGAGGCGGAGGCAGAGAGTggaagagaggagcagagagaggagggaacagaggggaggaggggaggccataatgatgatgaggatgatgaagaactgatgaggaggagagatcTGTTCCTGCGCTCTCCTTCTGCCAGCTCCACAGCCAGCTCCACAGACCCTGACAGGAGG gttCCTGCAGATTTCTGTGTGTACCAGAAGATGCGCAGTGACAATGTCTCCAGTGAGCATGTGGACTTTCTGTTGGCCCGACAGCAgtggaagaagatggaggaggaggtcaaaggtcggcCCATCCCCAAACCAGGGCTCAGAGCTCAGGGGAGCTTCCAGGGCACTCACACTTCACTGTACCCCCCGACTCGCAGCCCTCGACTCAAACACAG GGAGATAAATCCACCAGTTCCCAGGGAGCCCCCACTCTCCTCCACCCTGTCCCCCAGTTCAGAGGACTCAGGCCTGGATGACTCGTCATACCGCAGCCCCCTGGAGGAGCAAGAGAGcgctgtggagagagagatccGACTGACtctggagagagaagaaaggcaccgtagagagagggggatgaTTGCACAGGGTCTGATTATACCCag ACCATCCACCCTGCAGACAGGACGATCTCCACCACGACCTCCTGCCTGCCGCACCCCTACTCTGTCCATCTCCCCTtcccctccctgctcctcctcccttccccGATCTCTCTACCATGAAATGACAGCTAATAATGTCATCATTCTGGAGCCCGactcctccagctctgcctccagAAACCGCCTCATTTCCTCCACAATCGGGGGTCTTTCCGATTGGCCGACAAGCCTGGATGTGGTGCCCTCCACCAACGTCATTGTTGTGGAAACGTCCAACTTAATCATTCGCAGCGCTTCTGAGTTTTGCCTGAGCTCCGCTTCCCCAGTGACGATGGAAACTCAGGAGAGCACTTTCTCTTCCAATCCGTTTTTTAAGCTGCGCTCCCTCAGCAGCCAGTCACTGGTGGAACAGGAGATCAAGATggtgaggcagagggaggaggagtggaggaggcagagggaggagatgtggaagaggagaagagaggaggagtggaggagggggagggagaggtaCGATACGGTGCTGGTGTCTCCAGGCCTGAATGATAACATCAGTTTCAATG TGCCAGAGGTTCCAGACAGATGTGTTTCCTCCCCCTCATCCCCGTCCAGAACACGCAAAATGGAACGAGCCAGTTTGTCTTGTGACCACAAG TTGGACTGA
- the LOC109637670 gene encoding cyclic nucleotide-gated channel beta-1-like isoform X4, whose protein sequence is MEISSSPPLTDLQRDNLFNCHSPEVEELHYPEFHGLEEAAERGNGKSDGDECDYLVFEIGKDRGGLSEEGQDTERGAEEEEDGGRGETEGEDEGRGEIEGEEGRGEIEGEVEERREIKVEDDDRGQIEGEDRSEEETENKDWGRREIEGEDEGREKIEGEDGESGETEGGMKEDALSEFLFISGSPLHPLSSEPLTVNLEQPAAMSQEAWGHDLGNRDDLSEGHLSDCLQAELAVVYSDSDTGDDQWAAFTATEVTNQEQTCDGQRKEDEKVEEDEQRQEEEREAEAESGREEQREEGTEGRRGGHNDDEDDEELMRRRDLFLRSPSASSTASSTDPDRRVPADFCVYQKMRSDNVSSEHVDFLLARQQWKKMEEEVKGRPIPKPGLRAQGSFQGTHTSLYPPTRSPRLKHREINPPVPREPPLSSTLSPSSEDSGLDDSSYRSPLEEQESAVEREIRLTLEREERHRRERGMIAQGLIIPRPSTLQTGRSPPRPPACRTPTLSISPSPPCSSSLPRSLYHEMTANNVIILEPDSSSSASRNRLISSTIGGLSDWPTSLDVVPSTNVIVVETSNLIIRSASEFCLSSASPVTMETQESTFSSNPFFKLRSLSSQSLVEQEIKMVRQREEEWRRQREEMWKRRREEEWRRGRERYDTVLVSPGLNDNISFNVPEVPDRCVSSPSSPSRTRKMERASLSCDHKFPASLSSVPQRQNAMAQRWEASLLANQKKD, encoded by the exons ATGGAGATCAGTTCATCACCACCACTAACAGACCTGCAAAGAGACAACCTATTTAACTGCCACAGCCCGGAAGTGGAGGAACTCCATTACCCAGAGTTCCATGGGTTggaagaagctgcagagagGGGAAATGGAAAAAGTGATGGAGATGAGTGCGACTATCTTGTTTTTGAGATaggaaaagacagaggaggtcTAAGTGAAGAAGGACAAGACACTgagagaggggcagaggaggaagaagatggaggaagaggagaaacagaaggagaggatgaagggagaggagagattgagggagaagaagggagaggagaaatAGAAGGGGAAgttgaagagagaagagaaataaaggTAGAAGATGACGATAGAGGACAAATAGAGGGAGAAGATagaagtgaagaagaaacagagaacAAAGAttgggggaggagagaaataGAGGGAGAAGATGAAGGGCGGGAAAAAATCGAGGGTGAAGACGGAGAAAgtggagaaacagagggagggatgaaagaAGATGCTCTGTCAGagtttctcttcatctctggCAGTCCACTGCATCCCTTATCATCTGAGCCCCTGACTGTCAACTTGGAGCAGCCGGCGGCCATGTCGCAGGAGGCCTGGGGCCACGACCTTGGCAACAGAGATGACCTCAGCGAAGGTCACCTTAGCGACTGCCTCCAGGCCGAGCTGGCTGTTGTGTACTCTGACAGCGACACCGGAGACGACCAGTGGGCTGCTTTCACAGCCACTGAGGTCACCAACCAGGAGCAAACGTGTGACggacagaggaaggaagacGAGAAAGTAGAGGAAGATGAGCAGAGGCAAGAGGAAGAAAGGGAGGCGGAGGCAGAGAGTggaagagaggagcagagagaggagggaacagaggggaggaggggaggccataatgatgatgaggatgatgaagaactgatgaggaggagagatcTGTTCCTGCGCTCTCCTTCTGCCAGCTCCACAGCCAGCTCCACAGACCCTGACAGGAGG gttCCTGCAGATTTCTGTGTGTACCAGAAGATGCGCAGTGACAATGTCTCCAGTGAGCATGTGGACTTTCTGTTGGCCCGACAGCAgtggaagaagatggaggaggaggtcaaaggtcggcCCATCCCCAAACCAGGGCTCAGAGCTCAGGGGAGCTTCCAGGGCACTCACACTTCACTGTACCCCCCGACTCGCAGCCCTCGACTCAAACACAG GGAGATAAATCCACCAGTTCCCAGGGAGCCCCCACTCTCCTCCACCCTGTCCCCCAGTTCAGAGGACTCAGGCCTGGATGACTCGTCATACCGCAGCCCCCTGGAGGAGCAAGAGAGcgctgtggagagagagatccGACTGACtctggagagagaagaaaggcaccgtagagagagggggatgaTTGCACAGGGTCTGATTATACCCag ACCATCCACCCTGCAGACAGGACGATCTCCACCACGACCTCCTGCCTGCCGCACCCCTACTCTGTCCATCTCCCCTtcccctccctgctcctcctcccttccccGATCTCTCTACCATGAAATGACAGCTAATAATGTCATCATTCTGGAGCCCGactcctccagctctgcctccagAAACCGCCTCATTTCCTCCACAATCGGGGGTCTTTCCGATTGGCCGACAAGCCTGGATGTGGTGCCCTCCACCAACGTCATTGTTGTGGAAACGTCCAACTTAATCATTCGCAGCGCTTCTGAGTTTTGCCTGAGCTCCGCTTCCCCAGTGACGATGGAAACTCAGGAGAGCACTTTCTCTTCCAATCCGTTTTTTAAGCTGCGCTCCCTCAGCAGCCAGTCACTGGTGGAACAGGAGATCAAGATggtgaggcagagggaggaggagtggaggaggcagagggaggagatgtggaagaggagaagagaggaggagtggaggagggggagggagaggtaCGATACGGTGCTGGTGTCTCCAGGCCTGAATGATAACATCAGTTTCAATG TGCCAGAGGTTCCAGACAGATGTGTTTCCTCCCCCTCATCCCCGTCCAGAACACGCAAAATGGAACGAGCCAGTTTGTCTTGTGACCACAAG tTCCCTGCTTCCCTCTCTTCAGTGCCTCAACGACAGAACGCCATGGCGCAGCGATGGGAGGCCTCCCTCTTAGCCAATCAGAAGAAGGATTGA